Part of the Homo sapiens chromosome 17 genomic patch of type NOVEL, GRCh38.p14 PATCHES HSCHR17_13_CTG4 genome is shown below.
TTTATTAGCAGCTGGCAGCAACGAGGTCTTCTGAAAGACCAGGCAGcatcaagaaagagaaacaagagaGGGTTTGCTAAAGTGAAATGAATTGACATCATCAGGAAATGCAAGCAGCAGTGTGGTAGTCCATGGTTGCTGAAAGGTTATTCTCGGTTAAGAAGGATCTCTTCGTGCCTGGACAAGTTCCCTGGTCAGCACCTGGAGAGAATGTGAAGGTGGAATCAGGGTAAAGTTAGAAAGCAGGCAGCATTTGTACTCGGTGGGAGGCAGGCACCCAGGGATGGCTATGCATTTATAGACAGCCGCAGACCCTCAGAGGAGGTGTGAAGAGGGCTCCATTAACAAAGTGTTGCCTTGCAGAAGCTGGACTCACAGCTGGGTTGGCATGAAGTCGGCAAGCAATTGGAGCCACTACTGGGTGATGTGCCTAAACCAGTCACACAGCAAGCTGATTTGCAGCCACTCTGGTTATAGGAAGGGGGTCCATCACAAGTTGGTTGGCCAGAAATCACAGTGTCACAAGAAGCTGGTTTGCAACAGTTCTTTGTGGAACAAGGGGCCTGGCAGTTAGCCACTGGCTGGTAGATGAAGCATGTGGAAGGAACCAGTTGGCAGTGAGGTGGCTGGCAATGGGAAGGCACACAGCAAGTAGTATTGCAAGAACTGAACACACAAGTCGATGGCTGGCAGGGAACAGGCATGTAGAGGGCTGATTGGCAAGGCTTGAAAATATAGCAGATGGGTTGATAATAAGTTGATTTACAGGGCTGGCCTTCACCACTGACGGGTTGACATGAACTTCCTTGGCACCAAGTTGGTTGGCATGGACTAGCTGTACAGATGGTTGGTAGGCAAGAAGTTTCCGGACAGGAGGTCACTTCAGAGCAGGATGGCTGGCAGGATCCAGCATCACAGCAGACTGATTGGCCACAAGCTGCCTGACATGATCCAGACATGCAGACAGATTCCTGGCAGGAGCTTTGCTGGCAGGGACTGGCATCGCAGCACTTTTCCTGACAACAAGTGGATTCCGAGCAGGATGGCTGACATGAGCTAACCAGACAAGGAGACTGACCAGTGCCAGACTGATAGCAGGCTGCGTGGGAGCACATAGGTTGGCAAACAAAACCCACACAAGACGTTGCTGGAAGGCGGGTAGGTTGACACGAAGCAGGATCACAGCCACTTGGGGCACCAATGGATGGCTGACAGCTTTCTTGGCATGTGACCAGTTGCCACATTCTGCTGTGGCAGGAACTAGGCAAACAGAGAGCATGTCGAAATCCACCTTTAACTGGGTATGTGGTGATGGTGGGCACAGCTGGAATGGCTGTGGTGTTTCCAGGACAACAGCCGTCTGCCATGGTGCTGGTGCTGACCTTGCTGGGAAGTTGCAAGCTCAGTATACCTGCATTGGAAAGACATCCAATACAGAGGGGCTTTTATAGTCCTTCACTAGGGGTGTTGGCACGCCATGCAGCATCTTTCCTTGTTATTGTTTTTACTCATTTGCATGCAAACATCTGATTAGCAGGCTTCAGGAGCCTGGGAGATGTTTCAACTTTGAAAAGGTGTCTGTTGAGTCGGGAGTTTTCTGCGCTGCATTTGGATTCGTTGACACTGCTCCTGCTCTTGGATGAGCTGTCTCTTTTACAGGTTGCTCTCCAGCCTCACTGAAGCAGGCCTTTCCTGGCACTAACCTTTCATCAGGAGGCCTCTGCCAAGCCAGAGTGGCCCTGCTGTTCCTCCAGGAATGCAGCTTTGCACCATTCAATCAGAAATGAAGCCTTGACCCAGTTTGGGGAGAGGATGTCAAGACGGGAAATGGAAAATTAGTCCAAGGAACCCAGGGACACTTAAGTGCCTCTACCTCTTTTTAAAACCTTCCCATTTATCATTCCTGAAACTTGTTTACTAGTACTAttactaataataacaatagaaatGGCTTTCATTTATTGCATAGTTACTAGATCAAGTCCTTGGCTGCATTTTTCACTGGATCCTCACAATGACTTCAGTAAGTATAATTGTCATCACTATGTTAGAAGtggcaaaactaaaaaaaagtaataaataaagaagaaaccaggtttaaaacaaagttaagattaaaatataaaacttcattGGCCCTTTTAGGAAGCTTAAAATCTCCCCCAAATTGGTTCCTCTCAAGATTTTTttagaacagaaaagaagaaaacagaagtggcAAAACTCATAGAGTTTAAATCATGTTCCCAAAATTATGCAAATGAAAAGGGGTAGAAACAAAATTCAAACCTAGCTTTGTCTGACCACCAAACCCCTGATCTTAACCACCTATTAGACCCCCTGACTttggggaggcagggagaaggCGACACTGATATAGTGGCTGCAGGCTGACACCCCTATGGCAACAGACTGGCTCGTGAGCAGGTTGCCCAGGCCCCATCCTGGGGATCCTCCGCCCACTCCAGTGACTGTAATCAGCAGCTAGACCACACTGGTGTGAGTACTTACCTCTACTTATCAATACACTCAAACACAGtcttttaattttggaaattttttaaactaccaAATATTTAATCAGGAAGTATCAAACCCACCCTAGGGCATCAATAGCATATGAAttctatacaaataaaaacacgCCAGCagtgataataaaaaaaatcactgtaaagTGGTGTTAATGTTAAACCAATCCCTTCCAAGAGGAATTCATGAGGGACTTTCTTGGCCCTTCTGCTTTTCCTCCGGGCTTGTCCTGGCTCCGCATCACCAACCAGGTCCGGTGTTCTACACCAGCCAACGTTCTGGCCGGTTCACGCTGGAGGCACATGACGGAGTGGAAAGATCACGGTGTGGGGAGCCAGATGGGGCTGGCCTTgatttctggctctgccactaactcATTCTGTTGAATATGTTAGCTAATTACCTAAGTCTTCAAAGTATGGCGATTTCATCAACTGCGTTGTCATGTCTCAGGTTAGTTTTTTGTGggtgtttgtttgctttggttgcttcACAAATTATTGAAAATACTGAAAACGCTGAAGGGTACTTTGCAAACCCCCAGCTACAAAATGCCTTCTCCTTGGCACCCTCTTCAcctccattttaaaaagaagagaaacatttttgaTCAGAACAATGTCTGGAAAACCTTCTCCCCTGCcattgaaatgcctttttccccACAGTTGGTTTCTATGTCACACCATGGATCACTTCTTTTGCCCTCCTTCTTGTCTGTATTCATGTTGGCATCTTTCAATCTGCAGGAATCCATGCACTGtgttttattgctgaatatttaCCCCCAAAGCTCTTCATCTTCCCAGAGGATGTATTTAATACTTTCAGTCTTACCAAATATGTCAATCAAACTGGGAACATGAGCATGTTTGAAAAATCACATCAACTTCAGTCCAATATCCTATACcacttttatagttttaaagcAATCCATTCTACATCCATTTTTCTCTAAGTGATTctgctcttgttttcttttctcctaaagGAAACTCTTAATAGCAAGAACATCTGTCTTGCTGTAGTTCAAGGCACTAAAAACACCTAGTGTATCAACAAAGACACCTGTGACCACATTGAGACATATCATGATCCATACAGAACCTAGGCTTTGGAAAGAACTGGGTTTTAGTCATTTGCATGTTACTTATTAGCCATGACAATCGTGAATTTTATCACtccctttatatatatgtgtttgtgtgtgtacatatgtgtataaatgCATGTATACTCATACATATGTGTGTCTGTGGTTTTTGaacaatacacacatatatgtttgagtgtgtgtatatatatacacacattatattaatatacataaatatatacacacacgtatggtTTTCTGGAGCTTGTTTATATCAATCAACACTATGTTAgtaagattcatccatgctaTTGCATGTCGCCATTTTCCAGTCATCTTCACAGTATAA
Proteins encoded:
- the KRTAP29-1 gene encoding keratin-associated protein 29-1 — translated: MADGCCPGNTTAIPAVPTITTYPVKGGFRHALCLPSSCHSRMWQLVTCQESCQPSIGAPSGCDPASCQPTRLPATSCVGFVCQPMCSHAACYQSGTGQSPCLVSSCQPSCSESTCCQEKCCDASPCQQSSCQESVCMSGSCQAACGQSVCCDAGSCQPSCSEVTSCPETSCLPTICTASPCQPTWCQGSSCQPVSGEGQPCKSTYYQPICYIFKPCQSALYMPVPCQPSTCVFSSCNTTCCVPSHCQPPHCQLVPSTCFIYQPVANCQAPCSTKNCCKPASCDTVISGQPTCDGPPSYNQSGCKSACCVTGLGTSPSSGSNCLPTSCQPSCESSFCKATLC